The genomic DNA CGCGGGCCAGGTCGGCTTCAAGGGCTCGCGCAAGTCGACGCCCTTCGCCGCCCAGATGGCCGCCGAGGCCGCCGCTCGCCGCGCCATGGAGCACGGCATGCGCAAGGTCGACGTGTTCGTCAAGGGTCCGGGCTCCGGCCGCGAGACCGCCATTCGTTCCCTGACCGCTACCGGCCTGGAGGTCGGCGCCATCAGCGACGTCACGCCGACGCCGCACAACGGTGTCCGCCCGCCCAAGCGCCGCCGCGTCTGACGCCCGTAGCGAGAAGGAGAACCATCATGGCCCGCTACACCGGCCCCATCACCAAGAAGTCCCGCCGGCTCAAGGTCGACCTCGTCGGCGGTGACAAGAACTTCGAGAACCGTCCCTTCCCGCCCGGCCAGCACGGCCGCGGCCGGATCCAGGAGAAGGAATACCTTCACCAGCTGCAGGAGAAGCAGAAGGCCCGCTTCACCTACGGCGTCATGGAGAAGCAGTTCCGCAGCTACTACGAGGAGGCCGTGCGCCGCTCCGGCAAGACCGGTGAGAATCTCCTGCGGATCCTGGAGTCCCGGCTCGACAACGTGGTCTACCGCGCCGGCCTGGCGCGCACCCGCCGCGCGGCCCGCCAGCTCGTGACGCACGGGCACTTCCTGGTCAACGGCGTCCGCGTCGACGTGCCCAGCTACCGGGTGAGCCAGTACGACATCATCGACATCCGCCCCAAGAGCCGCGAGCTGTTCCCGTTTGAGCTGGCCCGCCAGACGTTCGGCGACCGCCCCATCCCTGCCTGGATGAAGGTCGTGCCCGGCACGCTGGAGATCCTGATCCACCAGCTGCCGGTGCGCGAGCAGATCGACACCGTGCTCACTGAGCAGCTCATCGTCGAGCTCTACTCGAAGAACTGACACCGAAGGCGGGGGCCCCAGCGGCCCCCGCCGCCGGCGTGTCCGGGACTCCCGACGTACGTCGGGGGCTCCGGTGCGTCGCCAGGCCCGGCCCGTGGACAGATGCGGATCGGGCCGCCGGCACCCCACGGCCGGCACCACTTGCGGGCTTCATATAGCGGTCGCCCGCGGGAAGGAACACACCGTGCTCATCGCCCAGCGGCCCATCCTCTCCGAGGAGGCCATCTCCGAGGCGCGCTCCCGGTTCGTCATCGAGCCCCTGGAGCCCGGCTTCGGCTACACCCTCGGCAACTCCCTGCGCCGGACGCTCCTGTCGAGCATCCCCGGCGCCGCCGTCACGAGCATCCGCGTCGACGGCGTCCTGCACGAGTTCACGACGATCCCCGGAGTCAAGGAGGACGTCACCGAACTCATCCTCAACATCAAGGGCCTCGTCGTCTCCAGCGAGCACGACGAGCCCGTGGTCATGTACCTGCGCAAGCAGGGCCCCGGCGTCGTCACCGCCGCCGACATCGCCCCGCCGGCCGGGGTCGAGGTGCACAACCCCGACCTGCACATCGCCACGCTCAACGACGCCGCCAAGATTGAGATGGAGCTGACCGTCGAGCGCGGCCGCGGCTACGTCTCCGCGCAGCAGAACAAGGCCGGCGACCAGGAGATCGGCCGGATCCCGGTCGACTCCATCTATTCGCCGGTGCTGGCCGTGACCTACCGGGTCGAGGCGACCCGTGTCGAGCAGCGCACCGACTTCGACAAGCTCATCGTCGACGTCGAGACGAAGAACTCGATGGCCCCCCGCGACGCGCTGGCCTCGGCCGGCAAGACGCTGGTGGAGCTGTTCGGGCTGGCCCGCGAGCTCAACGTCGAGGCCGAGGGCATCGACATGGGCCCGTCGCCGACGGACGCGGCGCTCGCCGCCGACCTCGCGCTGCCGATCGAGGACCTGGACCTCACGGTGCGGTCCTACAACTGCCTCAAGCGCGAGGGCATCCACACGGTCGGCGAGCTCGTCGGCCGCAGCGAGGCGGACCTGTTGGACATCCGCAACTTCGGCGCCAAGTCCATCGACGAGGTCAAGGCCAAGCTGGTCGGCATGGGCCTGTCGCTCAAGGACAGCCCGCCCGGATTCGACCCGACGGCGATCGTCGACCGGTACGACGAGGACGACGACTCGGCGTTCGCCGAGGACGAGCAGTACTGACCGATTCGACCGGGATGCTCGGCCGCTGACGG from Austwickia sp. includes the following:
- the rpsK gene encoding 30S ribosomal protein S11; the encoded protein is MPPKSRMAAGAKKVRRKEKKNVAHGHAHIKSTFNNTIVSITDPTGAVISWASAGQVGFKGSRKSTPFAAQMAAEAAARRAMEHGMRKVDVFVKGPGSGRETAIRSLTATGLEVGAISDVTPTPHNGVRPPKRRRV
- the rpsD gene encoding 30S ribosomal protein S4, whose translation is MARYTGPITKKSRRLKVDLVGGDKNFENRPFPPGQHGRGRIQEKEYLHQLQEKQKARFTYGVMEKQFRSYYEEAVRRSGKTGENLLRILESRLDNVVYRAGLARTRRAARQLVTHGHFLVNGVRVDVPSYRVSQYDIIDIRPKSRELFPFELARQTFGDRPIPAWMKVVPGTLEILIHQLPVREQIDTVLTEQLIVELYSKN
- a CDS encoding DNA-directed RNA polymerase subunit alpha, giving the protein MLIAQRPILSEEAISEARSRFVIEPLEPGFGYTLGNSLRRTLLSSIPGAAVTSIRVDGVLHEFTTIPGVKEDVTELILNIKGLVVSSEHDEPVVMYLRKQGPGVVTAADIAPPAGVEVHNPDLHIATLNDAAKIEMELTVERGRGYVSAQQNKAGDQEIGRIPVDSIYSPVLAVTYRVEATRVEQRTDFDKLIVDVETKNSMAPRDALASAGKTLVELFGLARELNVEAEGIDMGPSPTDAALAADLALPIEDLDLTVRSYNCLKREGIHTVGELVGRSEADLLDIRNFGAKSIDEVKAKLVGMGLSLKDSPPGFDPTAIVDRYDEDDDSAFAEDEQY